A stretch of Fusarium fujikuroi IMI 58289 draft genome, chromosome FFUJ_chr10 DNA encodes these proteins:
- a CDS encoding related to putative tartrate transporter produces MTAHDNVSAHQEPTRPNSSSGSDMKAEARGIEEARGENYEYVDKQTERAILRKLDYRIIPMVMWVYLMNMMDRVNIGNARLFRMEEDLGLTGNEFQLSVSVLFVTYCLFESPSNLIIKKLKPAYYLAGLTIAWGIVATCSAWVNNLGALVACRLLLGLCEAGFFPGVVLYLSMYYGRKSLALRIAYFFSTAAISGVAGGLVAYGISFMDGAMGWSAWRWIILINGAPTIVTGVVIPFVLPNSPETAKFLTEEDKINLQKIHDEQVGRARNNRELLKEDVLDGVKDWTTWVYCFALFPTLAMLYSFVVFLPTIVKAMGTWSSAEVQAMTVPVYAIGAITYLIGARLSDITQKRGFFVMGGIGSAIIGYGMLIAGKGAAVSYAGCCFVSIGIFLSSGISFAWVPANNPRYGKRAFSTGMHLTIGNASGVASPFLFSSQYAPHYRPGYGASMGMLVVSLILNIILHLHFKRQNKLRDEGKQDYLLEGKTEEEIESIGERNPRFCFTV; encoded by the exons ATGACAGCCCATGACAATGTCTCcgctcatcaagaacctACGCGTCCCAACTCGTCTTCTGGCTCTGATATGAAGGCTGAGGCGAGGGGTATTGAGGAGGCGCGTGGTGAGAACTATGAGTATGTCGATAAGCAGACTGAGAGGGCTATCCTCAGAAAGCTCGATTATCGCATTATTCCGATGGTTATGTGGGTGTATCTGATGAATATGATGGATCGAG TCAACATTGGAAACGCTCGTCTGTTCCGcatggaagaagatctcGGCTTGACAGGAAATGAGTTCCAACTCTCCGTCTCCGTACTCTTCGTCACCTACTGT CTCTTCGAGTCCCCCTCaaacctcatcatcaagaagcttaAACCCGCCTACTATCTCGCTGGTCTCACCATCGCATGGGGGATTGTCGCCACCTGCAGCGCCTGGGTGAACAACCTTGGCGCCCTCGTCGCATGCCGtctcctcctcggtctcTGCGAAGCCGGCTTCTTCCCTGGTGTCGTGCTCTACCTCTCCATGTACTACGGACGCAAGAGTCTTGCTCTTCGTATCGCATACTTCTTCTCCACTGCTGCCATCTCTGGTGTCGCTGGTGGTCTTGTTGCTTATGGCATTAGCTTTATGGACGGTGCCATGGGCTGGAGTGCGTGGCGATGGATCATCCTTATCAATGGTGCACCTACCATTGTTACAGGCGTTGTTATTCCCTTCGTTTTGCCCAACAGCCCTGAGACTGCTAAGTTTCTTACTGAGGAGGATAAGATCAACCTGCAGAAGATTCATGATGAGCAGGTCGGTCGGGCTAGAAACAACcgagagcttctcaaggaggaCGTTCTTGATGGTGTTAAGGACTGGACCACTTGGGTTTACTGCTTCGCTCTCTTCCCTACCCTGGCTATGCTTTACTCTTTCGTCGTCTTCCTGCCTACCATTGTCAAGGCTATGGGCACCTGGTCATCAGCTGAGGTTCAAGCGATGACTGTTCCTGTCTACGCTATCGGAGCCATCACATATCTCATCGGCGCTCGCCTCAGTGACATCACCCAAAAGAGAGGCTTCTTCGTCATGGGAGGCATCGGGTCTGCCATCATCGGCTACGGCATGCTTATCGCTGGCAAAGGCGCCGCTGTCTCATACGCAGGCTGCTGTTTCGTCTCAATCGGCATCTTTCTGTCATCCGGTATTTCCTTCGCCTGGGTTCCCGCCAACAACCCCCGCTACGGAAAGCGAGCTTTCTCGACGGGTATGCATCTGACCATCGGTAACGCTTCTGGCGTCGCATCtcccttcctcttctctaGCCAGTATGCTCCTCACTACCGCCCTGGCTACGGTGCCAGCATGGGAATGCTTGTTGTGTCATTGATCCTGAATatcatcctccatcttcacttcAAGCGACAGAACAAGCTTCGTGATGAGGGTAAGCAGGATTACTTGCTTGAGGGTaagactgaggaggagattgagtCTATAGGTGAGAGAAACCCAAGGTTCTGCTTCACTGTTTGA
- a CDS encoding probable D-lactate dehydrogenase (cytochrome) — translation MLQAAEEITGFLGEDAVTYDAEVLEHHGHSDWSTANSCERAIAVAYPRSTEEVSTIARICSKYRVPMIPFGAGSSVEGNFAQPYSGLCIDMSYMDQVIAFHPEDMDIVVQPGVNWMDLNSQIASSGLFAPMDPSPTASVGGMVSTNCSGTNAMRYGTMKDWVLNLTVVLPDGSVIKTRRRPRKTSAGFNLTSLFVGSEGTLGIVTEVTLKLTPIPEDTSVAVVSFPSIKAASAAASALMRSSGVQLAALEILDDVQMRVLNKHGSAVVKKRKWAEKPTLFLKFSGCAEAVRGDVKRVSQLIKPFTSDSFQVARTKQEEHDLWLARKEALFTMVSIRPPGTRLWSTDVAVPLSRLAEIIDVSKQDCSQLGIFASVVGHVGDGNFHVAMFYDPQDAEQSAKVGRAVKIMMRRALEMEGTVSGEHAIGIGKKECLMDELGPATIGLMQTLKKAVDPNWLMNPGKVFDPPSNLYV, via the coding sequence ATGCTTCAAGCGGCGGAGGAAATCACAGGCTTCCTGGGCGAGGACGCTGTAACGTACGATGCAGAGGTCTTGGAACATCATGGACATTCGGACTGGAGCACGGCGAACTCCTGTGAAAGAGCGATCGCTGTGGCTTACCCTCGCTCAACCGAAGAGGTCTCGACAATCGCCCGAATTTGCAGTAAATACAGGGTGCCGATGATTCCATTCGGCGCCGGCTCAAGCGTTGAGGGCAACTTTGCTCAGCCTTATTCTGGGCTTTGCATTGATATGTCCTACATGGACCAAGTCATTGCCTTTCACCCGGAGGATATGGATATCGTTGTGCAGCCTGGCGTCAACTGGATGGATCTCAATTCCCAAATCGCCTCATCAGGATTGTTCGCGCCAATGGATCCGTCTCCTACCGCCTCTGTTGGAGGAATGGTCTCGACCAATTGCTCCGGTACCAACGCCATGCGTTATGGCACTATGAAAGACTGGGTTCTCAACCTAACGGTCGTGCTTCCAGACGGTTCTGTAATTAAGACGCGGAGGAGACCTCGCAAAACATCAGCCGGCTTCAATCTGACCTCTCTCTTTGTGGGATCTGAAGGAACCCTTGGGATCGTCACGGAGGTGACGCTCAAGCTCACGCCAATTCCAGAAGATACGAGCGTCGCAGTGGTGTCCTTTCCAAGCATCAAAGCGGCATCAGCTGCTGCATCGGCCTTGATGCGGTCTTCGGGGGTCCAACTCGCAGCGCTTGAGATATTAGACGATGTACAGATGCGGGTTCTCAACAAGCACGGGAGTGCAGTCGTGAAGAAGCGGAAATGGGCAGAGAAACCGACCTTGTTTCTAAAATTCTCTGGTTGCGCAGAGGCTGTCAGGGGCGACGTCAAGCGTGTGTCTCAATTGATCAAACCGTTCACAAGCGACTCTTTTCAAGTAGCTCGGACCAAACAAGAGGAGCATGACCTTTGGTTAGCCAGGAAAGAAGCTCTCTTCACAATGGTGAGCATTCGCCCGCCAGGGACCCGACTATGGTCCACCGATGTCGCGGTGCCGCTGTCTCGTCTTGCAGAGATCATAGATGTCTCGAAGCAGGACTGCAGTCAACTTGGAATCTTTGCCAGTGTTGTCGGCCATGTGGGCGATGGCAATTTTCACGTCGCCATGTTCTACGATCCCCAGGATGCTGAGCAGAGTGCCAAAGTTGGCAGAGCAGTCAAGATCATGATGAGGAGGGCGCTAGAAATGGAGGGCACGGTGTCTGGAGAGCACGCCATTGGAATTGGGAAGAAGGAGTGCTTGATGGACGAGCTTGGCCCGGCCACCATTGGATTGATGCAAACACTCAAGAAAGCCGTCGATCCGAATTGGTTAATGAACCCAGGCAAGGTCTTCGATCCACCGTCTAACCTCTATGTATAA
- a CDS encoding related to epoxide hydrolase, producing the protein MVFSHSTHTTNRALTYSYIHIQPQLPNTRYLLFLHGFPSTSYHWHHQISFFKAKGYGVIAPDLLGFGETSKPTELEMYKGEDMANDIVEILISECVEKLVGVAHDWGCFLLSRLANYHPDRFSGYVYIDHGYMPPGRSLTTAVVQHINRSVEAKLGFSILGYFLLFDDDDAPGLLDQHSESVESLYFSTDEQITKKYKGALGGLRSWLTDGKTTKLPAYLTSEDHKHYEHAFSKEKGGYRPAINWYRAGLRNINEEDEQKITTAAHILTHPTLLIASTNVITAAMNIPEQMCPFVPDLTVEQITGGHWLQLEKPDEVNEILDKFVEKVGN; encoded by the exons ATGGTTTTCTCCCACTCAACCCATACTACAAACCGCGCACTCACCTACTCTTACATTCATATCCAGCCCCAACTCCCAAATACTCGATACCTTCTCTTCCTACATGGCTTCCCCTCTACCTCGTATCACTGGCACCATCAGATTTCTTTCTTCAAAGCGAAGGGCTATGGCGTCATAGCACCAGACCTACTTGGCTTCGGGGAAACCTCAAAACCGACTGAGTTGGAGATGTACAAAGGTGAGGACATGGCAAATGATATTGTTGAAATTTTGATATCAGAGTGCGTTGAAAAGTTGGTCGGCGTGGCACATGACTG gGGCTGTTTCCTTCTGTCGCGACTTGCAAATTATCATCCCGATCGCTTTTCAGGCTATGTGTACATCGACCACGGATACATGCCCCCTGGTCGTAGCCTCACTACCGCTGTTGTACAACACATCAATAGATCAGTGGAAGCAAAACTCGGGTTTTCGATCCTTGGGTACTTCCTTTTAttcgatgatgacgatgctcCTGGACTTCTAGATCAACAT TCCGAATCGGTAGAGTCCCTATACTTTAGTACCGACGAACAGATCACCAAGAAATACAAGGGCGCTCTGGGGGGTTTACGCTCTTGGTTGACTGATGGCAAGACTACCAAGTTGCCAGCATATTTGACATCAGAG GATCATAAACATTATGAACACGCATTCTCCAAGGAGAAAGGTGGCTATAGACCTGCGATAAACTGGTATAGAGCTGGTCTGCGTAACATtaatgaagaagatgagcaaA AAATCACAACGGCTGCCCATATTCTAACGCACCCAACCCTGTTAATCGCGTCCACGAACGTCATTACTGCCGCAATGAATATCCCAGAGCAGATGTGCCCTTTCGTGCCCGACCTCACAGTCGAGCAAATTACTGGTGGACATTGGCTGCAGCTAGAGAAGCCAGATGAGGTGAATGAAATTCTGGATAAGTTTGTAGAGAAGGTTGGAAACTGA
- a CDS encoding related to fructosyl amino acid oxidase, with the protein MARTVSSLDKDSSILIIGAGTFGISTAYHLAKRGYTNITCIDRHPWPSLDSAGHDLNKVMRTEYDEPLYTRLALEALDAWRDPEWHDVFFETGRITTTMGDKKAESFLEKSYENLKRAGKANNLELISGRDEIVKRVPQLKNAVGIENWKGLYNSLGGWVHARKALEKWAFESESMGVKFTSGLGGIMTSLELDTSGSMTGIRVASGEVLHADHYILSTGAASPQLLPELSQQLWSKCWTLGHIQLTDEEAAEWEGVPVIDNYELGFMFEPDPDTKLIKICDNNPGYQYQKGTFVDEDGNTTNYSIPRYSSDHPQDGIPHEAEVAIRKFINTVMPQFSDRPLLDARVCWCTDSPDAHWLIDRHPKHKDLLLATGDSGHAFKMFPIIGKYIADALEGRETGLRKEWVYGGRVAKPTSHRPDTEIKDLRDVMGIKTETKL; encoded by the exons atggctcgcaCAGTATCATCCCTAGACAAGGACTCGTCCATCCTAATCATCGGAGC GGGCACATTCGGTATCAGTACAGCCTACCACCTAGCTAAGCGTGGCTATACCAACATCACTTGTATTGACCGCCACCCATGGCCGAGTCTAGACTCTGCTGGTCACGACTTGAACAAGGTGATGCGTACTGAGTACGACGAACCACTTTACACGCGCCTTGCTCTTGAAGCACTCGACGCTTGGAGAGATCCAGAATGGCATGATGTATTTTTTGAGACA GGACGTATCACTACTACGATGGGTGACAAGAAAGCAGAGTCTTTCCTTGAAAAGTCTTACGAAAACCTCAAGAGAGCAGGAAAAGCCAATAACCTAGAGCTCATCAGTGGCAGAGATGAGATCGTCAAACGTGTTCCCCAATTGAAGAACGCCGTTGGGATCGAGAACTGGAAGGGTCTTTACAACAGTCTCGGCGGATGGGTCCACGCTCGAAAAGCCCTTGAGAAATGGGCATTTGAATCCGAAAGTATGGGAGTCAAATTCACATCAGGCCTTGGTGGTATAATgaccagccttgagctcGATACTTCTGGCTCAATGACTGGAATCCGTGTCGCTTCTGGTGAGGTTCTTCATGCGGATCACTACATCCTCAGCACGGGCGCTGCATCGCCACAACTACTGCCCGAGTTGTCGCAACAGCTATGGTCAAAGTGCTGGACTCTGGGCCATATCCAGCTTactgatgaagaggctgctgagtGGGAGGGAGTTCCTGTGATCGATAACTATGAGCTTGGGTTCATGTTTGAACCAGATCCGGACACAA AACTGATCAAGATCTGCGACAACAACCCCGGGTATCAATACCAAAAAGGCACTTTCGTCGATGAGGACGGCAACACAACTAATTACTCAATCCCCCGGTACTCAAGCGACCATCCCCAAGACGGCATTCCCCACGAAGCAGAAGTCGCTATCAGAAAATTCATCAACACCGTCATGCCCCAATTCTCCGACCGTCCTCTTCTCGATGCGCGTGTATGTTGGTGTACCGATTCACCGGATGCTCACTGGCTCATCGATCGCCACCCCAAACATaaagatcttcttctcgctaCAGGCGATTCTGGACACGCGTTCAAAATGTTTCCTATCATTGGGAAGTACATCGCCGATGCGTTGGAAGGTCGTGAGACGGGATTGAGGAAGGAATGGGTTTATGGAGGACGAGTTGCGAAACCAACTTCGCATCGACCTGATACTGAGATTAAGGACTTGAGGGATGTCATGGGTATCAAGACGGAAACGAAGTTGTAG
- a CDS encoding related to arylformamidase has product MSSIFKPRPARRVATETQDVWSMINEAAAKSSVQPIVNMGQGFFGYNPPEFIIDAARDALLRVDCNQYAPTKGKPSLKRAIAENYSKRLGRQIDAETEVTITTGANEGILSALMAFVEQGDEVIVFEPFFDQYISNVEMAGGVVRYVPLHPPVQGSSETTSSGDWQLDIESLRATINGRTRMIIINTPHNPVGKVFTQRELQSITQLAIRHNILILSDEVYDSSYYAPMTRTAGLSPEVYNLTLTVCSAGKTFYATGWRVGFLIGPPHLIKYVAAAHTRICYTSPSPLQEACAVGFNDAEKHDFWNKSRQSMLGKIDRFCQVCDELGLPYSKPEGGYFVMVNFAKVNLPEGYPYAENIRTRPRDFKLAYFLIMELGLAAIPPSEFYTPQNQQSVENWLRFAICKEDGVLEDAKDRLRKVKKWMQ; this is encoded by the coding sequence ATGTCTAGCATATTCAAACCTCGCCCAGCTCGGCGGGTGGCAACGGAGACGCAGGATGTCTGGTCGATGATCAACGAGGCTGCAGCTAAGTCTTCCGTTCAACCCATAGTCAACATGGGACAGGGATTCTTCGGATACAATCCTCCAGAGTTCATCATCGATGCGGCCAGAGATGCGCTCCTGCGAGTAGACTGCAACCAGTATGCTCCGACTAAAGGCAAGCCTAGCTTGAAAAGGGCCATCGCAGAAAACTACTCAAAACGTCTGGGGAGGCAAATCGATGCCGAAACAGAAGTAACAATCACTACGGGCGCCAACGAGGGTATCCTGAGCGCTTTGATGGCCTTTGTCGAGCAAGGCGATGAGGTCATTGTCTTTGAGCCTTTTTTTGATCAATACATCAGCAATGTTGAGATGGCTGGCGGAGTTGTACGTTATGTCCCTCTGCATCCTCCAGTCCAGGGTAGTTCGGAAACAACCTCTTCCGGTGACTGGCAACTCGACATAGAGAGCCTCAGAGCGACCATCAATGGACGGACCAGGATGATCATTATCAACACACCTCACAATCCCGTCGGCAAGGTATTTACCCAGCGCGAGCTTCAATCGATCACACAACTGGCCATTCGCCACAATATATTGATATTGAGTGATGAGGTCTACGACAGCTCATATTACGCACCAATGACACGCACAGCTGGTTTATCCCCCGAAGTCTACAATCTCACTCTCACCGTCTGTAGTGCAGGCAAGACCTTCTACGCAACCGGCTGGCGAGTTGGCTTCCTCATCGGCCCTCCTCATCTGATCAAATACGTCGCCGCGGCCCATACACGCATCTGCTACACCTCGCCAAGTCCACTGCAAGAGGCGTGCGCCGTGGGGTTCAACGACGCCGAAAAGCACGACTTCTGGAACAAGTCTCGACAGAGCATGTTGGGCAAGATCGACCGATTCTGCCAAGTCTGCGACGAGCTCGGACTGCCATACTCAAAGCCAGAAGGAGGATATTTTGTCATGGTCAACTTTGCAAAAGTAAACCTGCCCGAGGGCTATCCTTACGCCGAGAATATAAGAACCCGACCTCGAGATTTCAAGCTGGCTTATTTCCTCATCATGGAGCTCGGATTGGCTGCCATCCCACCGAGTGAGTTCTATACGCCGCAAAACCAGCAAAGCGTGGAGAACTGGTTGCGATTCGCGATATGCAAAGAGGATGGTGTGTTGGAGGATGCGAAGGATCGACTGAGAAAGGTGAAGAAGTGGATGCAGTGA
- a CDS encoding related to allantoate permease: protein MAPTQTTDSGDQKKAAAMPSEQISVHDGYSESVNTYTTALKLAAAHEGDDIDAVAEKKLVRKIDWLLMPLMCATYALQYYDKAIIGHAAIFGLREDLDLMEGLRYSNTTLIFYCGFILGCYPITLLGQKLPTAKVCAAICFVWGAVVASTVGCSSYEGFMTNRFFLGLIESGVSPVFMLVTSKWYTNEEQVLRSGFWYSCSGGVNLISPLINYGLGSIHGHLAGWKVMYLFAGLFTVAWSFVIWAFFPDSPATAKHLSEEERALAILRLRRNNTGFENTKLSPRQIWDTLKSYQFWSVFILSMLCSTASGASNTFASLVFKGMGFNVFHTLLLNVPLGAMAFITIIGSGWLGRRFQNMRHRIYSVACIPVIIGCCLLWKLPRENTGGRIAGVYLVTFFGSCYVQVIAFGTCNFAGYTKKTVVAAGIFVAWCLGNIIGPLLFSAKYAPGYNQSFTGIMICFAIAVGVCEATRFMLARENAQRDANYGRPGVSHGLEDITEKENKDFRYQL from the exons ATGGCACCTACACAAACAACGGACTCTGGGGATCAGAAGAAGGCGGCTGCGATGCCTTCTGAACAGATCAGTGTACACGATGGCTACTCGGAGAGTGTCAACACTTATACTACGGCTCTGAAGCTAGCCGCAGCCCACGAAGGAGATGATATAGACGCTGTCGCTGAAAAAAAGCTAGTCAGGAAGATTGACTGGCTCCTGATGCCCTTG ATGTGTGCAACCTACGCACTCCAATACTATGATAAGGCAATCATCGGTCATGCAGCCATCTTTGGCTTGAGGGAAGACTTGGACCTGATGGAGGGTCTTCGATATTCCAACACAACTCTCATTTTCTACTGTGGCTTCATTCTCGGTTGCTATCCT ATCACCCTGCTGGGCCAGAAACTACCCACCGCCAAGGTCTGCGCGGCCATCTGCTTCGTCTGGGGAGCTGTCGTTGCGTCGACGGTGGGATGTTCCTCGTATGAGGGATTCATGACGAATCGTTTCTTTCTGGGGCTCATCGAATCCGGTGTCTCCCCTGTATTCATGCTCGTGACATCGAAATGGTATACAAACGAAGAGCAGGTTCTCCGGTCTGGCTTCTGGTATTCCTGCAGCGGCGGTGTTAATCTGATCTCTCCACTCATCAACTATGGGCTCGGCAGCATTCATGGACATCTTGCCGGCTGGAAAGTCATGTACCTATTCGCCGGTCTCTTCACCGTTGCTTGGTCCTTCGTCATCTGGGCCTTCTTCCCTGATTCGCCGGCTACAGCAAAACATCTCAGTGAGGAGGAACGTGCATTGGCCATTCTTCGGCTTCGGAGGAACAACACTGGCTTTGAGAATACGAAGCTGTCACCTCGGCAAATCTGGGACACATTGAAAAGCTACCAGTTCTGGTCTgttttcatcctctccatGCTATGCAGCACAGCGAGCGGTGCTTCCAACACATTTGCATCTCTGGTTTTTAAAGGCATGGGCTTCAATGTCTTCCATACTCTGCTACTCAACGTCCCTCTAGGCGCCATGGCATTCATCACAATTATCGGTTCAGGATGGCTAGGGCGTCGATTCCAGAACATGAGACACCGCATCTATAGTGTTGCATGTATCCCTGTCATCATCGGGTGTTGTCTCTTATGGAAATTGCCTCGTGAAAACACAGGGGGAAGAATTGCAGGCGTCTACCTCGTCACGTTCTTTGGTTCGTGCTATGTCCAGGTTATCGCCTTTGGAACATGCAACTTTGCTGGATACACCAAAAAGACAGTGGTGGCAGCTGGGATCTTTGTGGCTTGGTGTCTTGGGAACATCATCGGACCGCTGCTCTTTAGCGC GAAATACGCCCCGGGGTACAATCAGTCTTTCACTGGTATCATGATCTGCTTCGCTATCGCTGTTGGTGTCTGTGAAGCGACAAGATTCATGCTAGCACGTGAGAATGCACAAAGGGACGCCAATTATGGCCGCCCCGGTGTTAGCCATGGCCTTGAAGATATCACGGAGAAGGAAAACAAAGACTTTAGGTACCAGCTGTAG
- a CDS encoding related to phosphatidylserine decarboxylase 2, translated as MTTPAFTSHNPLGKQLSGLTAHHLSSHHNNGKRLPGQTTLPLTAHRPIGKWLPGQRPAIQDWIASKLKQARKRNFAALDPNPKIDAFQKLVNNTPYLKTLANDMFTQSSKHYDPTGEPALKTFDEFIDVLSLIIQSAPPFFDKQDPPTAMGMIGFPINAVLDWPMGTVAGYEFWLLPEVNASFKGILDTWGSFLESPASQSGLEGWLSEDALHMLATVANTGEDGGPTFDEIFVCNPDDKYYGYKSWDNFFIREFKDGMRPIVCPDDAPPTPEYPDPTLVIANACESAPLQVAEGVKLHDQFWLKSQPYSLDRMLNSNPNTSKLVNGTVYQAFLSAKSYHRWHAPVSGKVVDIELVPGSYYSENYFEGLAGNPDDPDPAAPNYSQPYISAVATRGIIWIQADNPKIGLMAIVFIGMAEVSGCEFIVEKDAHITKGQQIGMFHFGGSSHCMIFQPGVKLLWKRPPPYDMDTENNSRVNSLLAVVGN; from the coding sequence ATGACTACACCCGCTTTCACAAGCCACAACCCCCTCGGCAAACAGCTCTCCGGGCTGACTGCACACCATCTCTCATCCCATCACAACAATGGAAAACGCCTCCCTGGGCAGACCACACTCCCACTCACAGCCCACCGCCCCATCGGCAAATGGCTCCCTGGGCAACGCCCAGCGATTCAGGACTGGATCGCCTCTAAGCTCAAGCAGGCCAGAAAGAGAAACTTTGCTGCTCTTGATCCCAACCCCAAAATCGACGCTTTCCAAAAGCTCGTCAATAATACTCCCTACCTCAAGACTCTTGCCAATGACATGTTTACCCAGTCGTCTAAGCACTATGACCCCACTGGTGAACCGGCCCTCAAGACCTTTGACGAGTTCATCGATGTCCTCAGTCTCATTATCCAATCTGCCCCGCCGTTCTTTGATAAGCAGGATCCTCCTACTGCTATGGGTATGATCGGGTTTCCTATCAATGCTGTTCTTGATTGGCCAATGGGAACTGTTGCTGGCTATGAGTTCTGGCTTCTCCCTGAGGTCAATGCTTCATTCAAGGGTATTCTTGACACTTGGGGTTCGTTCTTAGAATCTCCTGCCTCTCAGTCTGGTCTGGAGGGCTGGCTGTCTGAGGATGCGCTGCATATGCTCGCCACTGTAGCCAACACTGGTGAGGACGGCGGCCCAACATTTGACGAGATCTTCGTCTGCAACCCCGATGACAAATACTACGGCTACAAGTCCTGGGACAATTTCTTCATCAGAGAGTTCAAAGATGGTATGCGCCCCATCGTCTGCCCAGATGACGCCCCTCCAACCCCAGAATACCCTGATCCAACCCTCGTCATCGCCAATGCATGCGAGTCGGCGCCCCTTCAAGTCGCCGAGGGCGTGAAGCTCCACGATCAATTCTGGCTCAAGTCCCAGCCCTATTCCCTCGATAGAATGCTCAACTCCAACCCCAACACAAGCAAACTCGTCAATGGAACTGTGTACCAAGCTTTCCTCAGCGCAAAGAGCTATCATCGCTGGCACGCGCCTGTCAGCGGTAAGGTTGTTGACATTGAGCTCGTTCCCGGGTCGTACTACAGTGAGAACTACTTTGAAGGTCTTGCTGGTAACCCAGATGATCCTGATCCCGCGGCGCCGAACTACTCGCAGCCTTATATCAGCGCTGTGGCTACACGGGGCATCATCTGGATTCAGGCTGATAACCCAAAGATTGGACTCATGGCTATTGTATTCATTGGCATGGCTGAAGTTTCGGGCTGTGAGTTTATCGTTGAGAAAGACGCTCATATCACCAAAGGGCAGCAGATTGGCATGTTTCACTTTGGCGGGAGTTCGCACTGCATGATCTTCCAGCCGGGTGTTAAGCTTTTGTGGAAGCGACCGCCTCCTTATGATATGGATACGGAGAATAACAGCCGCGTCAACAGTCTGCTGGCTGTTGTTGGTAACTAA